A section of the Meles meles chromosome 8, mMelMel3.1 paternal haplotype, whole genome shotgun sequence genome encodes:
- the CHRM4 gene encoding muscarinic acetylcholine receptor M4 — translation MANITPVNGSSGNQSVRLVTSTHNRYETVEMVFIATVTGSLSLVTVVGNILVMLSIKVNRQLQTVNNYFLFSLACADLIIGAFSMNLYTVYIIKGYWPLGAVVCDLWLALDYVVSNASVMNLLIISFDRYFCVTKPLTYPARRTTKMAGLMIAAAWVLSFVLWAPAILFWQFVVGKRTVPDNQCFIQFLSNPAVTFGTAIAAFYLPVVIMTVLYIHISLASRSRVHKHRPEGPKEKKAKTLAFLKSPLMKQSLQKAPPGDAGPEELRNGKLEEAPPPALPPPPRPMADKDTSNESSSGSATHNTKERPPTELSTAEATTPAVPAPPLQPQALNPASKWSKIQIVTKQTGNECVTAIEIVPATPAGMRPAANVARKFASIARNQVRKKRQMAARERKVTRTIFAILLAFILTWTPYNVMVLVNTFCHSCIPETVWSIGYWLCYVNSTINPACYALCNATFKKTFRHLLLCQYRNIGTAR, via the coding sequence ATGGCGAACATCACACCAGTCAATGGCAGCTCGGGCAACCAGTCTGTGCGCTTGGTCACGTCCACGCATAACCGCTATGAGACCGTGGAAATGGTATTCATCGCCACGGTGACGGGCTCGTTGAGCCTGGTGACTGTCGTGGGCAACATCCTGGTGATGCTGTCTATCAAGGTCAACAGGCAGCTGCAGACAGTCAACAACTACTTCCTCTTCAGCCTGGCATGTGCCGACCTCATCATCGGCGCTTTCTCCATGAACCTCTACACCGTGTACATCATCAAGGGCTACTGGCCTCTGGGCGCCGTGGTCTGTGACCTGTGGCTGGCCCTGGACTATGTGGTGAGCAACGCTTCGGTCATGAACCTCCTCATCATCAGCTTTGACCGCTACTTCTGCGTCACCAAGCCCCTCACCTACCCAGCCCGGCGCACCACCAAGATGGCAGGCCTCATGATCGCCGCCGCCTGGGTCTTGTCCTTCGTGCTCTGGGCGCCCGCCATCTTGTTCTGGCAGTTCGTGGTGGGCAAGCGGACGGTGCCAGACAACCAGTGCTTCATCCAGTTCCTGTCCAACCCGGCGGTGACCTTCGGCACTGCCATTGCGGCCTTCTACCTGCCCGTGGTCATCATGACGGTGCTCTACATCCACATCTCCCTGGCCAGTCGCAGCCGAGTCCACAAGCACCGGCCCGAAGGCCCCAAGGAGAAGAAGGCCAAGACCCTGGCCTTCCTCAAGAGCCCCCTGATGAAGCAGAGCCTCCAGAAAGCCCCGCCGGGGGACGCGGGCCCCGAGGAGCTGCGCAACGGGAAGCTGGAggaggcccctccccctgccctgccgcCCCCTCCGCGCCCCATGGCCGACAAGGACACTTCCAATGAGTCCAGCTCGGGCAGCGCCACACACAACACCAAGGAGCGGCCCCCCACGGAGCTGTCCACCGCGGAGGCCACCACGCCGGCCgtgcccgcccctcccctccagccgcAGGCCCTTAACCCCGCCTCCAAATGGTCCAAGATCCAGATTGTGACAAAGCAGACTGGCAATGAGTGTGTGACAGCCATCGAGATCGTCCCGGCCACGCCCGCGGGCATGCGTCCAGCGGCCAATGTGGCCCGCAAGTTCGCCAGCATTGCCCGCAACCAGGTGCGCAAGAAGCGCCAGATGGCGGCCCGGGAGCGCAAGGTGACTCGGACCATCTTCGCCATCCTGCTGGCCTTCATCCTCACCTGGACGCCGTACAACGTCATGGTCCTGGTGAACACCTTCTGCCACAGCTGCATCCCCGAGACGGTGTGGTCCATCGGCTACTGGCTCTGCTACGTCAACAGCACCATCAACCCCGCCTGCTACGCCCTCTGCAACGCCACCTTTAAAAAGACCTTCCGGCACCTGCTGCTGTGCCAGTATAGGAACATCGGCACAGCCAGGTAG
- the MDK gene encoding midkine: MHHRGFLLLALLTLLALTSAVAKKKDKVKKGGPGIECAEWAWGPCTPSSKDCGVGFREGTCGAQTQRTRCRVPCNWKKEFGADCKYKFESWGACDGGTGTKARQGTLKKARYNAQCQETIRVTKPCTPKTKAKAKAKKGKGKD, translated from the exons ATGCATCACCGAGGCTTCCTCCTCCTCGCCCTCCTCACCCTGCTGGCGCTCACCTCCGCGGTGGCCAAAAAGAAAG ACAAAGTGAAGAAGGGCGGCCCGGGGATCGAGTGCGCGGAGTGGGCCTGGGGGCCCTGCACCCCCAGCAGCAAAGACTGCGGCGTGGGCTTCCGCGAGGGCACCTGTGGGGCCCAGACTCAGCGTACCCGGTGCAGGGTGCCTTGCAACTGGAAGAAGGAGTTTGGAG CGGACTGCAAGTACAAGTTTGAGAGCTGGGGAGCGTGTGATGGGGGCACGGGCACCAAAGCCCGCCAAGGCACCCTGAAGAAGGCGCGGTATAATGCCCAGTGCCAGGAGACCATCCGCGTGACCAAGCCCTGCACCCCCAAGACCAAAGCCAAGGCCAAAG ccaagaaagggaagggaaaggactAG